The Streptococcus toyakuensis genome has a window encoding:
- a CDS encoding ABC transporter ATP-binding protein, which produces MIELENITKTIGGKVILDHLSLRIDQGDLVAIVGKSGSGKSTLLNLLGLIDGDYSGRYEIFGQTNLAVNSAKSQTIIREHISYLFQNFALIDDETVEYNLMLALKYVKLSKKDKLKKVEEILERVGLPATLHQKVSELSGGEQQRIAVARAILKPSQLILADEPTGSLDPENRDLVLKFLLEMNREGKTVIIVTHDAYVAQQCHRIIEL; this is translated from the coding sequence ATGATTGAGTTAGAAAATATTACCAAAACCATTGGAGGAAAAGTGATTTTGGATCACTTGTCTCTCAGGATTGATCAGGGAGATTTGGTTGCCATCGTTGGAAAAAGTGGTAGTGGTAAGTCGACCTTGTTAAATTTATTAGGTTTGATAGATGGTGATTATAGCGGACGGTATGAGATTTTTGGCCAGACAAACCTAGCGGTTAATTCTGCCAAGTCACAAACAATAATCCGTGAACATATCTCTTATCTGTTTCAAAATTTTGCCCTGATTGATGATGAAACGGTCGAGTACAATCTCATGCTGGCGCTGAAATATGTGAAATTGTCCAAGAAAGACAAGCTCAAAAAGGTGGAAGAGATTTTAGAGAGAGTAGGTTTGCCAGCTACTTTACATCAAAAGGTCTCCGAGTTATCTGGTGGGGAGCAACAACGAATTGCAGTTGCTAGAGCCATCTTAAAACCCAGCCAGCTGATTTTAGCCGATGAACCAACAGGTTCTCTGGATCCTGAAAATAGAGATTTGGTCTTGAAGTTTCTCTTAGAGATGAATCGCGAGGGGAAAACAGTCATTATTGTGACCCACGATGCTTATGTAGCCCAACAATGTCATCGTATCATTGAATTGTAA